In Afipia carboxidovorans OM5, the sequence CCCGACCGCAATGCATATCGCTGCGGCGGAAGAGATCGCTCATACCCTCATTCCCGCGCTGGAAGAACTGCTCGCCGCGCTCCGCGCCAAGCAGAAAGAATTCGCTTCGATCGTCAAAATCGGCCGCACGCATACGCAGGATGCGACGCCGCTCACGCTCGGCCAGGAATTTTCCGGCTACGCCGCGCAGGTCGAAAGCGGCATCGCCCGCATCAAGGAGAGCGCGAAGAGCCTCAATCTGCTGGCGCAGGGCGGCACTGCCGTCGGCACCGGCCTCAATGCCAAGCCGGGATTTGCGGAAGGCTTTGCGAAACACGCCGCCGCGATCACCGGACTTCCGTTTGTGACAGCGCCGAACAAATTCGAGGCGCTCGCCTCGAACGACAGCTACGTCTACGTCCATGGCGCGATCAACGCGACCGCGACCGGCCTCTTCAAGATCGCCAACGACATCCGCCTGCTCGGCTCCGGTCCGCGCTCGGGTCTCGGCGAGCTCATCCTGCCGGAAAACGAGCCGGGCTCATCGATCATGCCGGGCAAGGTCAACCCGACGCAGTGCGAAGCCTTGACGATGGTGTGCTGCCAGATTTTCGGGAACCAGACCACGCTGACGACTGCAGGCAGCCAGGGCCACTTCGAGCTGAACGTTTACAAACCCGTCATGGTGTTCGCGATGCTGACCTCGATCCGGCTGATGGCGGACGCGGCACGTTCCTTCACTCAAAATTGCGTGATCGGAATCCGCGCCGATGAAAAGCGGATCGGCGATCTGATGCAGCGCTCGCTGATGCTTGTCACCGCGCTTGCACCGAAGATCGGTTATGACAATGCCGCGAAGATCGCCAAGACCGCACATGCCAACGGCACGACGCTGAAAGAAGAGGCTTTAAGACTTGGTTTTGTCACCGCGGAAGAATTTGATTCTATCGTGCGGCCGGAAAAGATGACCAGTTCGAGCAATTGAAACGTCTGGCACCTGGTATACGCAATACCTCAGATACGATGCGTTTTTCTTGCATCCAAAGACGTAGTATTGTTTTGCTACCGCTCTTATGATGCGTCTGTTACAGCGCAGTCGCGTAGCTCATGTCGCAGAGACTTATGGCCTCCACGACCTTATATACGCGCTGCAAGCGGCGACCGGCGGGTCGACCTTCAATAACAAAGAAGCAAAGAGACTCCTGTGGGCGAGTTGGTCAACTTAAATAGGTTCAAGAAGCGCCTCGACCGGGAGCGTGCCAATGTGCATGCGAACAGTCAGCGCGCGAAGCATGGACGTACAAAAGCCGAAAAGAACAACCAACGTATTCTCGACCAGCGTGCAGAGGCGTTTCTCAATCAACACCTACGCGATGATGGAAAGTCTTCATGAAGTCCCCTGTCGTTAAACGCTCGATCGTGGTCGCTGGACACAAGACGAGTGTCAGTCTGGAAGAAGCCTTCTGGAACGGCATGAAAGAAATCTCGTCCGCGCGCGGCATGACCTTGTCCGAACTCGTGGGCGAGATCGACAGTCAACGCAAACAGGGCAACCTGTCCTCGGCTATCCGGCTGTTCGTCCTCGACCACTATCGCTCGATGACGGTGAGCCCGGCCGAAGTGCACAGCGCGATGCACGAGAGCCTGATGAGTCCCCAGGCCGCCGAGTAACATCGGCTCTGCGGGAATATACGGATCGCCTCCGCAATATCCTGACTCGTCGGTTAAGGCATTCACCGAATAGCAACGGTACTTCGTTTCAGGCACGATGCGTTCGTCCTGATGACCCTTTGTCATGGGCCGTCAGAACACCGCATCGTTAGCGTGCACTATGCGCGCGCGACGATCGGATCGTTCAGTCGATAACGTGCCTCGCAGGCCGCTGGAGAAACCGTGCGGTTTTGCCGGCGAATGCGGCCGCCTGCGTTTCAGAAGGAATGAAGGTGATGATCAGCCAGCGTGACCTCAGGGACCCCGCCATCGGCGGCGCAAAGGGATTTGCCGTCATCAAGCGATCCGTTGTGGTGGACGGACACAAGACTAGCGTGAGCCTTGAAGACGCCTTCTGGGCGAGCCTGAAGGATATCGCTGCGCGGCGCGGACTGTCTCTGTCGATGCAGATTGCCACTATCGATCAGAACCGCCAGACCAACAATCTGTCGTCGGCGATCCGGCTGTTCGTGCTCGATTACTTCCGCGAACGCGCGATCGGCACGATGTTTATCGGCGAGCGGCAAGGCGCACCGACGCTCTCGCCTACTCACTAAATTTAGAACGTCGCAGAAGAACGTGGTGCACGCGGTGTGCGCAGCGCGCCGGGTGCAGGCTTGATGTCGATCGGCGGCGGCAGCGGTGTGACGCGCGCATCCGGCGACAGAGTGACCGGCGGTGGCGAGGCAGGAGCCGCTGTCGTGGGTGGCGCGGCCGCCTTGCGCCGGCGCGGATCGAGCGGCGGCAGCTTCACCTCGCCCGGCGGCAGACTCATCTCCGCCGGAGCAGCAACAGCATCGCGCGGCGGTAGCGGCTGGACCTGCGGCTGGGGCTGGATCTGTTGCTGAAGCTGCGGCTGCGGTTGAAGCTTTGGCGGCTGCGGACGGCCTTCCTTCTCCAGCGCATCGAGGCGCTGCGTCTCCCGCTCGATCGCGCGCAGCGACAGCCATGACGATAGCGCCGCGACATCGACATCGCGCGTCAGACCCTGCGGTGTGCCATGCAGGAATATCTGGATTTCCGGCGCATCCTTCAACGCGGACGATGTTGCCTTGAACGCGATCCGAAGATCGCCCTGCTCTTCCGGAATGTCGTAACCGCCGGAAATCGTCGCCTGCGCCGCTTCCGTCCGGAACGCCGCCGGGTCGGCATGCAGGCGCCCATCCTTGATGGCGAAGGACACATCGGCGGTTGCCGCCGCAAGCGGTGCTTGATCGAGCGCCAGTGCCACCGCCTCCTTCAGGTCCTCGTTCTTCATCGGCTGCTCGGAGGCCTGGTTCACCATATCGAACGTTGCCGCAGCAAGACGCGGCAGATGCGCATCGGTGAGCGTCAGCACGCCGTTGCCTGACAACGCGTTACGCAACGCTGTCGCGCTGCGCCCATGGGTGGCGAGGGTCATTCGCAGCGAAGCCTGGCCGGGTGGCAAAGCCAACTCACGATATTTCAGGGCAGCCGCGTCGGCCTTGTCGAGTTTGAAGCTTGCCTCGATTGCGGTATCGGCCGCGCCACGCTGCGCGACACCCGAGAGGCTGAGCGCGCCACCACCGATCGATGCCTTCCCGTCATCCAATGCAAGCGAAGCGCCGTCGCCGCGCAGCGCGCCGCTGACCGCCGTCACTTCCGCGCCGCCCGGCAGAAGCGCCTTGTCAGCCTTTACCGCGAGCGATCCGCGCCATCCGAACCAGCCTTGCGCGAGTGGCTCGGTCGCAGTGCGCGCATCCGCACCGAGCATGGCAGCAACTAGGGTGCGGATATCGAGCGTTCCGACATCGATATTGCCTGAGAGACTGCGCTCGCCCTCGCGCGACAGTGACAGGTTTCCGGCAACAACCTCCGCACCGAGCTTGCCGGAAAATTTTTCCAGTGCGAACGCATCATCGGTGACGACAAGACGTCCCGAAACATCGTTGATCGCCGTATCCGGTGCCAGCCACGGCGCGACCACCGCGCGACGCAGCTTGAGGTCGAACGCCTGTCGCTTCGACGGTCCGCCATCCGCGACGGTAGCAAGCTCGGCCTGCAGCGGCGCGATGTCATGACCAAGGATTTTCGCCTTGGTGAAATCGAGCTGCGCGCGCAGGGCACGCCCCGCCTTCTCGCGCCATGCCATGCTTTCGCGCACAAGGTTCGCGAGCTTGTCGCCGTCGACAAACGGCGACCGCAACGTGAGGTCGATCTCTTTGGCCTTCTGCGCGACACGGCCCTCGAGCTGAGTGCCGAACAGATCGAGCTTCATCTCATCGAGCACGAGTTCGTGGGCACTGAACGCTATCGCCGCCTTGAGACGCAGATTGCCACGTAGCGCGCGCGCAAGCTCGGATTTGCCGAACGCCCACTCCGTGAAGGCTCGCGCATCAGAAGCATCAAGGCTGACCGGGCCGGCGAAACGCTCGCCATCGCTTCCGCGCGTCACCTTCCCGCTCAACGTAAGACGAGAATCACCGGGGCCACCGAGCGCAAGCTTGCCCACCGTCCATGCGTCGTCACGGCCTTCAATACGCACCGACAGCCCATTCAACGCATGTCCCGCGACATTCGCACGATCCACTGCGACATCGATCTGCGAGAGCCACGGCAGCGTTGGCAAAACCGCCATCGCGCCGGCAAGCAGCGCGGCCGGCGTCTTGCCATGCAGCGTCTTGTTCTCGGCCAATGCACGGTCGAGATCGAGTTGCGGCGCCGACAGCGCCACGCGCAGCTTCGCCGGCTTGAACGCGAGCGCGCCCTCACCCGCGAGCTTCAGGCCGGTCGCTTCCGTACCGGACAGGAGTTGTCCTTGCGTGAACGCTGCGCCGGACGGATCGAGCGTGGTGCGCGCGGTGATACGCCAGGGCATCTCATCCGCCGCACCGAGCGCCAGCGCACCGGCAAAGCGCGGCACGCGGTTCTCGAACGCTAGCGTGCCGTCGAACGACGATGCGACGCTGCCCGCCGCTGCGGAATCGAGATCGAGCCGCAGCCGCGTCGCCTCGTTGTCGCCCGCCTTCGACAGCGCGAGCCGGAACGGCTGCTTTGCGTCGCGCAGGAGGAAACTGCCCTCGCCGCGCAGGTTGCCGCCGAGCGAGCGCACGTCACCGCGGAAGTCGAGGCCGTCGAGCACATGCGCGGCGCCGCTCGCGGCATCGTGCAGCGTCACGCGCCCCGCAAGGTCGAGCCGGTCGATCGCCAATTCGCCGAAATTGAATTCGCCCTTGGCAGGCGCGATGATGCGGCCGTCCTTGTCGAGGCCGATATCGAGCGCGAGCCCCGTCAGCGACAATTGCGTTGCGCGCCATTCGCCACGCAGTAGCGAGCCGAGGCTGAACTCGACGTCGAGTTTGCCGGCGGTGAGTTTCGTCGGGTCCTTCGGCGCACCAACAGAAAGCTTGTGCATCCGCAGGATCGGCGCGGGCAGCAGCCGCGCATCGAGCGCACCCTCGACGCGCACCGGCGCACCGACCACGCGTGAAGCCTCGACTTCAAACTGCGGCTTATACTTATTCCAGTCGACGAACAGCGGCGCCGCGAGCGCCGCAACCAGCGCCATGATGGCGGCTATCGCCAACCCGAGCAGCGTCGTCTGCAACCCTGATCCCCGCGGAAAACGGCGCGATCATCCCGGCCGCGCCTGCCCCATCATAGGGAAAAGTGTGGCGAAGTCACAACGCCGCAAAAGGGTTACGGCAGCGGGAAAATCTTTCCGGGATTGAAGATGCCGTTCGGATCGAGCGCCTTTTTGATCGCGCGCATCGCCTCGATCGCCTCCGGCCCCAGTTCGGGAACAAGGTAGTCCTGCTTGCCCTGCCCGATGCCGTGCTCGCCGGTGCAGGTGCCGTCCATGCGGTGCGCGCGCTCGGCGAGGCGATGCACGAATTCGTGGCCGCGCGCCACCTCGTCCGGATCGTTGACGTCGCACAGCATGAGGCAATGGAAATTGCCGTCGCCGACATGGCCGACGATCGGCGCGATCAGCTTGAAGCGCTCGATGTCATGTTCCGTCTCGCTGACGCAATCGGCGAGCCGCGAGATCGGCACGCAGACGTCGGTCGACATCGGCCGCGAGCCCGGGCGGATCGCCGCTGCCGCCCAATAGGCGTCGTGACGCGCCTGCCATAGCCGCGTGCGATCTTCCGCGCGCGTCGTCCACTCGAACGCGCCGCCGCCGCAATCCTTGGCGATCTCCGCGAACGCCGACGACTGCTCGGCGACCTCGGCCTCGCTACCGTGGAATTCCAAGAGGAGAAGCGGCGTCAGCGGCAACGTCAGCTTTGAATAGGCGTTGCAGGCGGCGACCTGCGCGGCATTGAGAAGCTCGATCCGCGCCAGCGGAATGCCGCTCTGGATCGCGAGGATGGTGGCGTCGCAGGCGCCCTTCACGCTGCCGAACGAGCAGGACGCCGCGGCAATGCTCTGCGGAATGCCGCGCAGCCGCATCGTCATTTCGCAGATGATGCCGAGCGTGCCTTCCGCACCGATAAACAGATGCGTGAGATCGTATCCCGCAGAGGATTTCTTCGCCCGCGTACCGGTGGTGATGATCTCGCCGTCGCCGCGCACCACTTTCAGCGCCAGCACATTGTCGCGCACCGTGCCGTAGCGCACCG encodes:
- the fumC gene encoding class II fumarate hydratase, which codes for MAPTNKTTRTETDTFGPIEVAADRYWGAQTERSRNNFKIGTEHMPLPLIRAMAIVKLAAAKTNLDLKLIDKKLADAIIAAAQEIIDGKLNDHFPLVVWQTGSGTQTNMNLNEVISNRANEMLGGERGTKKPVHPNDHVNMGQSSNDAFPTAMHIAAAEEIAHTLIPALEELLAALRAKQKEFASIVKIGRTHTQDATPLTLGQEFSGYAAQVESGIARIKESAKSLNLLAQGGTAVGTGLNAKPGFAEGFAKHAAAITGLPFVTAPNKFEALASNDSYVYVHGAINATATGLFKIANDIRLLGSGPRSGLGELILPENEPGSSIMPGKVNPTQCEALTMVCCQIFGNQTTLTTAGSQGHFELNVYKPVMVFAMLTSIRLMADAARSFTQNCVIGIRADEKRIGDLMQRSLMLVTALAPKIGYDNAAKIAKTAHANGTTLKEEALRLGFVTAEEFDSIVRPEKMTSSSN
- a CDS encoding DUF4169 family protein, whose protein sequence is MGELVNLNRFKKRLDRERANVHANSQRAKHGRTKAEKNNQRILDQRAEAFLNQHLRDDGKSS
- a CDS encoding ribbon-helix-helix domain-containing protein — translated: MKSPVVKRSIVVAGHKTSVSLEEAFWNGMKEISSARGMTLSELVGEIDSQRKQGNLSSAIRLFVLDHYRSMTVSPAEVHSAMHESLMSPQAAE
- a CDS encoding ribbon-helix-helix domain-containing protein — encoded protein: MISQRDLRDPAIGGAKGFAVIKRSVVVDGHKTSVSLEDAFWASLKDIAARRGLSLSMQIATIDQNRQTNNLSSAIRLFVLDYFRERAIGTMFIGERQGAPTLSPTH
- a CDS encoding AsmA-like C-terminal region-containing protein, translating into MQTTLLGLAIAAIMALVAALAAPLFVDWNKYKPQFEVEASRVVGAPVRVEGALDARLLPAPILRMHKLSVGAPKDPTKLTAGKLDVEFSLGSLLRGEWRATQLSLTGLALDIGLDKDGRIIAPAKGEFNFGELAIDRLDLAGRVTLHDAASGAAHVLDGLDFRGDVRSLGGNLRGEGSFLLRDAKQPFRLALSKAGDNEATRLRLDLDSAAAGSVASSFDGTLAFENRVPRFAGALALGAADEMPWRITARTTLDPSGAAFTQGQLLSGTEATGLKLAGEGALAFKPAKLRVALSAPQLDLDRALAENKTLHGKTPAALLAGAMAVLPTLPWLSQIDVAVDRANVAGHALNGLSVRIEGRDDAWTVGKLALGGPGDSRLTLSGKVTRGSDGERFAGPVSLDASDARAFTEWAFGKSELARALRGNLRLKAAIAFSAHELVLDEMKLDLFGTQLEGRVAQKAKEIDLTLRSPFVDGDKLANLVRESMAWREKAGRALRAQLDFTKAKILGHDIAPLQAELATVADGGPSKRQAFDLKLRRAVVAPWLAPDTAINDVSGRLVVTDDAFALEKFSGKLGAEVVAGNLSLSREGERSLSGNIDVGTLDIRTLVAAMLGADARTATEPLAQGWFGWRGSLAVKADKALLPGGAEVTAVSGALRGDGASLALDDGKASIGGGALSLSGVAQRGAADTAIEASFKLDKADAAALKYRELALPPGQASLRMTLATHGRSATALRNALSGNGVLTLTDAHLPRLAAATFDMVNQASEQPMKNEDLKEAVALALDQAPLAAATADVSFAIKDGRLHADPAAFRTEAAQATISGGYDIPEEQGDLRIAFKATSSALKDAPEIQIFLHGTPQGLTRDVDVAALSSWLSLRAIERETQRLDALEKEGRPQPPKLQPQPQLQQQIQPQPQVQPLPPRDAVAAPAEMSLPPGEVKLPPLDPRRRKAAAPPTTAAPASPPPVTLSPDARVTPLPPPIDIKPAPGALRTPRAPRSSATF
- a CDS encoding FAD-binding oxidoreductase; translation: MTTTTAPRVSPQTLSNAFETLATRFQRDFFTSQSQREQHSHTTTWIAPQLPDAVVLVRSVADIQDAVRICARHRLPIVPFGAGTSLEGQVNAPFGGISLDLREMNRVLAVHSEDLDCVIEPGITRKTLNENLRDQGLFFPIDPGADATLGGMASTRASGTNAVRYGTVRDNVLALKVVRGDGEIITTGTRAKKSSAGYDLTHLFIGAEGTLGIICEMTMRLRGIPQSIAAASCSFGSVKGACDATILAIQSGIPLARIELLNAAQVAACNAYSKLTLPLTPLLLLEFHGSEAEVAEQSSAFAEIAKDCGGGAFEWTTRAEDRTRLWQARHDAYWAAAAIRPGSRPMSTDVCVPISRLADCVSETEHDIERFKLIAPIVGHVGDGNFHCLMLCDVNDPDEVARGHEFVHRLAERAHRMDGTCTGEHGIGQGKQDYLVPELGPEAIEAMRAIKKALDPNGIFNPGKIFPLP